From Gigantopelta aegis isolate Gae_Host chromosome 11, Gae_host_genome, whole genome shotgun sequence, the proteins below share one genomic window:
- the LOC121384984 gene encoding uncharacterized protein LOC121384984 — translation MTCKFGALLSDMECPPLVFNNAIDTWPARKWSPDGLGCLLGGKAFNCRIEPRMIQEQLWEADSIHMMATLSQVADWMNGRAGADNPLQGFPPADFSCYVDYKYMKDMFSDHVTELKSVRWDTFGLDGRDGADSTIWIGSAGASTPCHYDTYGFNLVAQIYGRKRWYLFPPTDAACLYPTRIPYEESSVFSEVNMRRPDLKRHPLFTNCSPVVVTLEPGQVLFVPRHWWHYVECVQPAVSINTWVEMPEDDESRYHEALTRMLFSGLASTVGAGGRWEDWLNPTEEILPMDVNLSYVEMSLQNIPRGSRASNPSYEGSSHGNSLYKLASTFKDHSVKLVRTECSCYCSYDHPTSDRSNSVSSRFLSRADGRRSMDQTFCDKKNLVEDSLSACPRQRKIQTDTCVKRRRLNDDNLISSSDTRDSTFFSCTHTQHDDASTSRDDYESNRLMPSVGCKRRIREADPLVNEEICPLDLPVQTDITNVVNSEHLVKGKYGAQTHPSLTDKTSREDEHLVKGKYGAQTHPTHTDKTSRDDEHLVKGKYGAQTHPSLTDKTSRDDEHLVKGKYGAQTHPSLTDKTSRDDEHLVKGKYGAQTHPSLTDKTSRDDEHLVKGKYGAQTHPSLTDKTSRDDEHLVKGKYGAQTHPSLTDKTSRDDEHLVKGKYGAQTHPSLTDKTSREDEHLVKGKYGAQTHPSLTDKTSRDDEHLVKGKYGAQTHPSLTDKTSRDDEHLVKGKCGAQTHPSLTDKTSREDEHLVKGKYGAQTHPSLTDKTSRDDEHLVKGKYGAQTHPSLTDKTSRDDEHLVKGKCGAQTHPSLTDKTSRDDEHLVKGKYGAQTHPSLTDKTSRDDEHLVKGKYGAQTHPSLTDKTSRHDEHLVKGKCGAQTHPSLTDKTSRDDEHLVKGKYGAQTHPTHTDKTSRDDEHLVKGKYGAQTHPSLTDKTSRDDEHLVKGKCGAQTHPSLTDKTSRDDEHLVKGKCGAQTHPSLTDKTSRDDEHLVKGKCGAQTHPSLTDKTSRDDEHLVKGKCGAQTHPSLTDKTSRDDEHLVKGKYGAQTHPSLTDKTSRDDEHLVKGKYGAQTHPTHTDKTSREDERLVKEERGRPQDWNLQVDKKNVSNDEYLVMEKKGQQEDPLHRDTENVNNDDHLVREEFGAQNQLFHTDKENDCNDDHMIEESIEPQEHALHTDNENVSKDEHLVKLEWGPQSHPLHKDIKNIMDDECLEKTGPRDRYLHMDKDNISYSVNLVMEDCALQDIPLQTDKQNNGDSEHFGHTKNQYFKNYFVENEGTMIPTESKFSQVPGIEVFALYPCGYTSVDKYHNKSDSDGKKADGELAVGNKHMGDGEHAGYVHKTKDVHRSGDKDSDSESCKKETESSSDLQSSTSICPTTSAEVVSRIDGDQKPLFNIFSSTAQRPSVPADRNTDSTSTLDKNEASLGRMNDRDVRQSVDSVEETVDGETVISDDISKFRNLIMKSVLDPRVINVLAEVLKENCLT, via the exons TCTGTGAGATGGGACACGTTTGGCCTGGATGGGAGGGACGGTGCTGACAGCACGATATGGATTGGAAGTGCGGGGGCGTCCACTCCATGTCACTACGACACTTATGGATTTAACCTCGTCGCTCAGATATATGGCAG AAAGCGTTGGTATCTGTTTCCTCCGACTGACGCTGCCTGCTTGTATCCTACTCGGATACCGTATGAAGAGTCGAGTGTTTTCAGTGAGGTCAACATGAGACGGCCGGACTTGAAGAGACATCCACTCTTTACG AACTGTTCACCGGTAGTGGTAACCCTGGAGCCAGGTCAGGTTCTGTTCGTGCCGCGACACTGGTGGCATTACGTCGAGTGTGTACAGCCAGCAGTCAGCATCAATACATGGGTAGAAATG CCTGAAGACGATGAGTCCAGATACCATGAGGCCCTCACAAGGATGTTGTTTTCTGGTCTTGCGTCCACTGTCGGTGCTGGTGGTCGTTGGGAAGACTGGCTCAACCCCACAGAG GAAATTCTGCCAATGGATGTGAACTTGTCCTATGTGGAGATGTCTCTGCAAAACATCCCGCGTGGTTCTCGGGCCAGTAATCCATCATACGAGGGCAGTTCCCATGGCAACAGTCTGTACAAACTGGCTTCCACATTCAAAGACCATTCTGTGAAGTTGGTACGAACGGAATGCAGTTGTTACTGCTCCTATGACCATCCCACCTCAGACAGAAGCAATTCTGTCAGCAGTCGGTTCTTATCAAGAGCAGATGGGAGACGATCCATGGATCAGACGTTCTGTGACAAGAAGAACTTGGTTGAAGATTCTTTGAGTGCATGTCCAAGACAAAGgaagatacagacagacacatgtGTAAAGAGGAGAAGACTGAACGATGACAATCTTATTTCTAGTTCAGATACTAGAGACAGTACGTTTTTCTCCTGTACACATACTCAACATGATGATGCCAGTACCAGCAGGGACGACTATGAAAGCAATAGACTGATGCCTAGTGTTGGTTGTAAGAGAAGGATTCGTGAAGCTGACCCTTTAGTCAATGAAGAGATATGTCCACTAGATTTGCCTGTCCAGACGGATATAACTAATGTTGTTAACTCTGAACATTTGGTGAAGGGAAAGTATGGTGCACAGACTCATCCCTCACTTACGGACAAAACGAGTCGTGAAGATGAACATTTGGTGAAGGGAAAGTATGGTGCACAGACTCATCCCACACATACAGACAAAACGAGTCGTGATGATGAACATTTGGTGAAGGGAAAGTATGGTGCACAGACTCATCCCTCACTTACGGACAAAACGAGTCGTGATGATGAACATTTGGTGAAGGGAAAGTATGGTGCACAGACTCATCCATCACTTACGGACAAAACGAGTCGTGATGATGAACATTTGGTGAAGGGAAAGTATGGTGCACAGACTCATCCCTCACTTACGGACAAAACGAGTCGTGATGATGAACATTTGGTGAAGGGAAAGTATGGTGCACAGACTCATCCCTCACTTACGGACAAAACGAGTCGTGATGATGAACATTTGGTGAAGGGAAAGTATGGTGCACAGACTCATCCCTCACTTACGGACAAAACGAGTCGTGATGATGAACATTTGGTGAAGGGAAAGTATGGTGCACAGACTCATCCCTCACTTACGGACAAAACGAGTCGTGAAGATGAACATTTGGTGAAGGGAAAGTATGGTGCACAGACTCATCCCTCACTTACGGACAAAACGAGTCGTGATGATGAACATTTGGTGAAGGGAAAGTATGGTGCACAGACTCATCCCTCACTTACGGACAAAACGAGTCGTGATGATGAACATTTGGTGAAGGGAAAGTGTGGTGCACAGACTCATCCCTCACTTACGGACAAAACGAGTCGTGAAGATGAACATTTGGTGAAGGGAAAGTATGGTGCACAGACTCATCCCTCACTTACGGACAAAACGAGTCGTGATGATGAACATTTGGTGAAGGGAAAGTATGGTGCACAGACTCATCCCTCACTTACGGACAAAACGAGTCGTGATGATGAACATTTGGTGAAGGGAAAGTGTGGTGCACAGACTCATCCCTCACTTACGGACAAAACGAGTCGTGATGATGAACATTTGGTGAAGGGAAAGTATGGTGCACAGACTCATCCCTCACTTACGGACAAAACGAGTCGTGATGATGAACATTTGGTGAAGGGAAAGTATGGTGCACAGACTCATCCCTCACTTACGGACAAAACGAGTCGTCATGATGAACATTTGGTGAAGGGAAAGTGTGGTGCACAGACTCATCCCTCACTTACGGACAAAACGAGTCGTGATGATGAACATTTGGTGAAGGGAAAGTATGGTGCACAGACTCATCCCACACATACAGACAAAACGAGTCGTGATGATGAACATTTGGTGAAGGGAAAGTATGGTGCACAGACTCATCCCTCACTTACGGACAAAACGAGTCGTGATGATGAACATTTGGTGAAGGGAAAGTGTGGTGCACAGACTCATCCCTCACTTACGGACAAAACGAGTCGTGATGATGAACATTTGGTGAAGGGAAAGTGTGGTGCACAGACTCATCCCTCACTTACGGACAAAACGAGTCGTGATGATGAACATTTGGTGAAGGGAAAGTGTGGTGCACAGACTCATCCCTCACTTACGGACAAAACGAGTCGTGATGATGAACATTTGGTGAAGGGAAAGTGTGGTGCACAGACTCATCCCTCACTTACGGACAAAACGAGTCGTGATGATGAACATTTGGTGAAGGGAAAGTATGGTGCACAGACTCATCCCTCACTTACGGACAAAACGAGTCGTGATGATGAACATTTGGTGAAGGGAAAGTATGGTGCACAGACTCATCCCACACATACAGACAAAACGAGTCGTGAAGATGAACGTTTGGTAAAGGAAGAGAGGGGACGACCACAGGATTGGAATTTACAGGTGGACAAAAAGAATGTTAGTAATGATGAATATTTGGTAATGGAAAAGAAGGGACAACAGGAAGATCCTTTACATAGAGACACAGagaatgttaataatgatgatCATTTGGTCAGAGAAGAGTTTGGTGCACAGAATCAGTTGTTTCATACAGACAAAGAGAATGATTGTAATGATGACCATATGATCGAGGAAAGTATCGAACCACAAGAACATGCTTTACATACGGACAATGAGAATGTTAGTAAGGATGAACATTTGGTAAAGTTAGAGTGGGGACCACAAAGTCATCCTTTACATAAGGACATAAAGAATATTATGGATGATGAATGTTTGGAAAAGACTGGTCCACGTGATCGGTATTTACACATGGACAAAGACAATATTAGTTATTCTGTAAACTTGGTTATGGAAGACTGTGCTTTGCAGGATATTCCtctacagacagacaaacagaataACGGTGATTCTGAACACTTTGGTCACACTAAaaaccaatattttaaaaattattttgtagaaaATGAGGGTACCATGATTCCCACGGAAAGCAAGTTTTCACAGGTACCAGGCATTGAAGTATTTGCTTTATACCCTTGTGGTTATACTTCGGTAGATAAGTATCACAATAAATCTGATTCAGATGGAAAGAAAGCTGATGGTGAATTAGCCGTAGGAAACAAACATATGGGTGATGGGGAGCATGCCGGATATGTACACAAAACAAAGGATGTTCACAGATCGGGTGATAAGGATTCAGATAGTGAGAGTTGTAAAAAAGAGACGGAATCGTCCAGTGATCTTCAGTCCAGTACAAGTATTTGTCCCACAACATCAGCAGAAGTTGTTTCTAGGATTGACGGAGATCAAAAACCTCTCTTCAACATCTTTTCTTCTACTGCTCAAAGACCCTCCGTACCTGCAGATAGAAACACAGACAGTACGTCCACACTGGATAAAAATGAAGCATCTTTGGGGAGGATGAATGACAGGGATGTTCGACAGTCTGTTGACTCTGTCGAAGAAACAGTGGATGGTGAAACTGTGATCTCTGACGATATAAGCAAATTTCGAAACCTCATTATGAAATCCGTGTTAGATCCACGGGTGATAAATGTTTTGGCAGaggttttaaaagaaaactgtCTGACATAA